The following coding sequences are from one Neurospora crassa OR74A linkage group I, whole genome shotgun sequence window:
- a CDS encoding GTPase activating protein codes for MLNLSSFVQKAQQLLDPTQGLNLTDSDKNPSKASLFQSQFRLPDSQHPLYEITAELTIPPSNVTQGGKDQDRGFHYAGKLHLSEAYLCFSTTPSSFLQSASTSTSSAFTGQTHGGGPSGNGFTFPLSSIRRVERLHSQNFQFALAITTWNGISQDALKDNKDKKEVREQRITIQLAGTRVACERFCDGLKKGLRAAVGNVGKLKKVIGECYSEYLLRPEEQKSANPPDAGLGMIFRYPGDPKKLRDRAKMRLWAEYLRDNGRNVTLIRQPTFHKLIRVGLPNRLRGEIWELTSGSVYLRLENPTLYADTLAKHSGKESLAIDEIEKDLNRSLPEYPGFQSEEGIGRLRRVLTAYSWVNADVGYCQAMNIVVAALLIYMSEAQAFFLLSTLCDRLVPGYYSTTMYGTLLDQKVFESLVERTMPILWEHLVKCDVQLSVVSLPWFLSLYINSMPLVFAFRVLDVFFVEGPKVLFQVGLAILRINGEELLDASDDGAFISVLKNYFARLDESAHPKSENPKLRAVTRFQELMVVAFKEFSGITHSTITELRLKNKDAVLNNIESFAKRTAIRNLGPESKLLSTDELGAVYDRFYGVLYERQQRDLIIKQEEARRAKSNRISRIGQVVDEGNVEKGRVGLGPSTSLMDYDAFREFLAGIAKWAVSDSPTQSRRDTGSSNGGGFYNSFRKNESSMSPWGNGPEPADHEFLQRLFRKWDFDSSSALTLQNVVTGLARIKGKRDIMGTINYFFELHDDDGDGKVDREGILRMSEALLFLSRRGLEGTLDRATAPNGMMTEGMVTPGNEVPDQSVNERFLGSVSAFIRRCFEYADPDHPNNQNSQQPPQQQTTSRQEENLISIDDDDAAQGLADPDAFAIGDDDDDFDEENDDDLLAMDSPIASPRPAKRSEDTATSSLQPPSSLHLDPSTAPSSISNNDEDRRRRVSRQQSEKANIALDPNNPLHITLPTFRMVVLADELLEQFFESSFPCSFHLVEGINMSSGNSSNAASSSYGVGGLGSTFSHMGFFGGAGGANSQQGGAGAGRGLRGVLDNIVTDGMRVAAEVRRRMEEAQRELEKNALPGQHKPGGANRGGGDDDDDDEDDGGPVEGLSLGGNGNGSGGAGGSAAGMRSGGVRSSDRDLLTGADAEASDPTAEAQLQQGSGGSLGGGDEANVGGTAKVVGVEFDG; via the exons ATGTTGAACCTATCGAGCTTTGTGCAAAAGGCACAGCAGCTGCTTGATCCGACCCAGGGCCTGAACCTGACCGATTCCGACAAGAACCCGTCCAAGGCCTCCCTCTTCCAGAGCCAATTTCGGCTGCCCGACTCCCAACACCCGCTCTATGAGATCACAGCCGAGCTCACCATCCCTCCTTCAAACGTGACACAGGGCGGCAAGGACCAAGATAGGGGCTTCCACTACGCCGGGAAATTGCACCTTTCAGAGGCCTACCTCTGCTTCTCCACCACGCCTTCGAGCTTCCTGCAGTCGGCTAGCACCTCGACCTCTTCGGCATTTACCGGTCAGACTCACGGCGGCGGACCCAGCGGTAACGGCTTCACCTTCCCTCTAAGCTCTATCCGCAGGGTAGAGCGCCTTCACAGCCAGAATTTCCAG TTTGCTCTTGCGATAACAACCTGGAACGGAATCAGCCAGGATGCTCTCAAGGacaacaaggacaagaaagaAGTGAGGGAACAACGGATCACTATTCAGCTTGCCGGCACACGGGTCGCTTGCGAGCGCTTCTGCGATGGTCTCAAGAAGGGACTTCGTGCGGCCGTGGGTAATGTCGGCAAACTCAAAAAGGTCATCGGCGAATGCTACTCGGAATACCTGCTACGACCCGAGGAGCAGAAAAGCGCGAACCCGCCCGACGCGGGGCTCGGCATGATCTTCCGATACCCTGGCGATCCCAAAAAGCTGCGAGACCGAGCAAAGATGCGCCTGTGGGCCGAATACCTTCGCGACAATGGTCGGAACGTGACGTTGATCCGTCAACCTACCTTCCACAAGCTCATCAGAGTCGGCCTGCCAAACCGGCTAAGGGGCGAAATCTGGGAGCTGACATCAGGCTCCGTCTATCTGCGATTAGAGAATCCGACATTGTATGCCGATACGCTCGCCAAGCATTCAGGGAAAGAATCGCTCGCGATTGACGAAATTGAAAAGGACCTAAATCGAAGTCTTCCGGAGTATCCGGGGTTTCAGAGCGAGGAAGGTATCGGCCGGTTGCGCCGGGTGTTGACCGCCTACAGCTGGGTCAACGCTGACGTTGGCTATTGCCAGGCCATGAACATCGTGGTAGCGGCGCTGCTGATCTACATGTCGGAAGCGCaggccttcttcctcttgtcgACTCTCTGTGACCGGCTGGTTCCTGGCTACTACTCCACCACCATGTATGGTACCCTCCTGGATCAGAAGGTGTTCGAATCCCTTGTGGAGAGGACTATGCCTATCCTGTGGGAACACTTGGTGAAGTGCGATGTGCAGCTTTCAGTGGTCTCTCTTCCGTGGTTCCTATCACTGTACATCAACTCTATGCCCTTAGTCTTTGCCTTCAGAGTCCTGGATGTTTTCTTCGTGGAGGGCCCCAAGGTACTGTTCCAGGTTGGCTTGGCTATTTTAAGGATAAACGGTGAGGAGCTACTGGATGCCTCTGACGACGGTGCCTTCATCTcggtattaaagaattattttgCTCGGCTGGATGAGTCGGCACACCCCAAGTCGGAGAATCCGAAGCTGAGAGCTGTTACCAGGTTTCAGGAGTTAATGGTGGTGGCATTCAAGGAATTCTCTGGCATCACACACAGCACCATCACAGAGCTGCGCCTCAAGAACAAGGACGCAGTGTTGAACAACATTGAGAGCTTTGCCAAACGGACGGCCATTCGGAACCTGGGCCCGGAAAGCAAGCTTCTTAGCACCGATGAGCTCGGTGCGGTATACGATAGGTTTTACGGTGTGTTGTACGAGAGGCAGCAACGGGATCTCATCATCAAGCAGGAAGAGGCAAGGAGAGCCAAGAGCAACAGGATATCGAGAATCGGCCAAGTGGTGGACGAGGGGAATGTTGAAAAGGGGCGAGTTGGGCTGGGCCCGAGCACAAGCCTGATGGATTACGATGCCTTCAGAGAGTTCCTCGCGGGTATCGCTAAGTGGGCTGTTTCGGACTCCCCCACTCAGTCTCGCCGTGACACGGGTTCCAGTAACGGGGGAGGGTTCTACAACAGTTTCCGGAAGAACGAATCATCCATGTCTCCTTGGGGCAATGGTCCTGAACCAGCAGATCACGAGTTCCTCCAAAGGCTGTTCAGGAAATGGGACTTTGATTCCAGCTCCGCGCTCACCCTCCAGAACGTCGTTACTGGCTTGGCCCGCATCAAAGGAAAGCGTGATATCATGGGAACGATTAACTACTTCTTTGAACTGcatgacgatgatggagacGGCAAGGTTGATCGTGAAGGCATATTGCGCATGTCCGAGGCTTTGCTCTTTCTATCACGTCGGGGATTGGAGGGTACACTGGATCGTGCAACAGCACCTAACGGGATGATGACTGAGGGCATGGTGACCCCTGGAAATGAAGTGCCCGACCAATCTGTTAACGAGAGATTTCTCGGGAGCGTCAGTGCATTTATCAGGAGGTGCTTTGAGTACGCAGACCCAGACCATcccaacaaccaaaacagccagcaaccaccacaacaacagacGACGTCTCGTCAGGAAGAAAACCTGATCTCCattgatgacgacgatgccgCCCAGGGCTTGGCAGACCCTGATGCCTTTGCCAttggtgacgacgacgacgactttgaCGAAGAGAACGATGACGATCTCCTAGCCATGGACTCCCCAATCGCCAGCCCGCGCCCAGCCAAGCGCTCCGAGGACACCGCCACTTCGAGCCTGCAACCGCCATCCTCGCTGCATCTCGACCCATCCACCGCGCCCTCGTCCAtctccaacaacgacgaagaccgccgccgccgcgtcTCGCGCCAGCAGTCGGAAAAGGCCAACATCGCCCTCGACCCCAACAACCCTTTGCACATCACCCTGCCCACCTTCCGCATGGTCGTCCTGGCCGACGAGCTCCTCGAGCAATTTTTCGAGTCATCCTTCCCGTGCTCGTTCCACCTCGTAGAGGGCATCAACATGTCTAGCGGCAACTCTTCCAACGCCGCCTCGTCGTCCTACGGCGTGGGCGGTCTAGGAAGCACCTTCTCCCACATGGGCTTCttcggcggcgccggcggagCAAACAGCCAGCAGGGAGGAGCAGGTGCCGGACGCGGTCTAAGAGGCGTACTGGACAATATCGTCACGGATGGAATGCGTGTCGCGGCGGAGGTGAGGAGGCGCATGGAGGAGGCGCAGAGAGAGCTGGAGAAGAATGCGCTGCCAGGGCAGCACAAGCCGGGCGGCGCGaatcgtggtggtggcgatgatgacgatgatgacgaggatgatggggGGCCTGTTGAAGGGTTGTCGCTTGGCGGTAATGGGAATGGTTCTGGCGGCGCGGGAGGGTCGGCGGCGGGGATGAGAAGTGGAGGAGTGAGGAGTTCGGATAGAGATTTATTGACGGGGGCGGATGCAGAGGCTAGTGATCCTACTGCTGAGGCTCAGCTGCAACAAGGGAGTGGTGGTagtttgggaggaggagatgaagcGAATGTCGGTGGTACGGCCAAGGTTGTGGGCGTCGAGTTTGACGGTTAG
- a CDS encoding 2-methylcitrate dehydratase yields the protein MSAVNRGLRHASKQVRLSQRVSNLSCPRFAGLQSAFRLQNSSSTSTSALPNTRTSSFSTMASLQSAAPGVTPSPAAHKGYDPEITDIADYVLNKNIDSELAFDTARWVFLDTLGCGLEGLRFKECTKLLGPTVPGTVVPNGPKVPGTPYQLDPINAAFNIGTMIRWLDYNDCWLAAEWGHPSDNLGAILAVADWITRTNKAGGNLANGKQFTVRDVLEGMIKAHEIQGCLALLNSYNKVGLDHVVLVKVASTAVVSKMLGLNEKQTADAITQAWVDGQSLRTYRHSPNTMSRKSWAAGDACQRAVNLALKVLKGEPGVPTVLSAPVWGFYDVLFKGKKFEFQRPYGSYVMENVLFKVSYPAEFHSQTAVEASEKIHAQLKAMGKSAADIKEVTIRTHEACVRIIDKQFKPMDNFADRDHCIQYMCSVMLVFGRLTAGDYTDGSEAATSELVESLRKKIKCVEDPQFTADYHDPALRTISNGLTVELNDGTFLDEVVVEAPLGHRLRREEAKPHILAKYKRHLEPHFSADKVEKLVALGQNPKELEAMSVDEYVDLYVNEKSEFAQ from the exons ATGTCTGCTGTCAATCGCGGTCTCCGCCACGCGTCCAAGCAAGTGCGCCTATCCCAGCGTGTGAGCAACCTTAGCTGCCCCAGATTCGCCGGTCTCCAGTCTGCCTTCAGACTCCAGAACTCttcctccacttccacttctgctcTTCCCAACACCCGCACCAGCAGCTTCTCTACCATGGCGTCCCTCCAGTCTGCCGCCCCTGGCGTCACCCCCTCGCCCGCCGCCCACAAGGGCTATGACCCCGAGATCACCGACATTGCCGACTATGTCCTCAACAAGAACATTGATTCGGAGCTTGCT TTCGACACTGCCAGATGGGTCTTTCTTGACACCCTTGGCTGCGGTCTTGAGGGCCTCCGCTTCAAGGAGTGCACCAAGCTTCTCGGTCCCACCGTCCCCGGCACCGTGGTGCCCAACGGCCCCAAGGTCCCCGGTACCCCCTACCAGCTCGACCCCATCAATGCTGCCTTCAACATTGGCACCATGATCCGCTGGCTCGACTACAACGACTGCTGGCTCGCCGCCGAGTGGGGCCACCCCTCGGACAACCTTggcgccatcctcgccgtcgccgacTGGATCACCCGCACCAACAAGGCCGGCGGCAACCTCGCCAATGGCAAGCAGTTCACCGTCCGCGATGTTCTCGAGGGCATGATCAAGGCCCATGAGATTCAGGGCTGCCTCGCTCTCCTCAACTCGTACAACAAGGTCGGTCTCGACcacgtcgtcctcgtcaaggTCGCCTCCACCGCTGTCGTCTCCAAGATGCTCGGCCTCAACGAGAAGCAGACGGCCGACGCCATCACCCAGGCCTGGGTTGACGGCCAGTCCCTCCGCACCTACCGCCACTCCCCCAACACCATGTCCCGCAAGTCGTGGGCCGCCGGTGACGCCTGCCAGCGCGCCGTCAACCTGGCCCTCAAGGTTCTCAAGGGCGAGCCTGGTGTCCCCACCGTCCTCTCCGCGCCCGTCTGGGGCTTCTACGACGTGCTCTTCAAGGGCAAGAAGTTCGAGTTCCAGCGCCCCTACGGCAGCTACGTCATGGAGAACGTTCTCTTCAAGGTCTCGTACCCCGCCGAGTTCCACTCCCAGACCGCCGTCGAGGCCTCGGAGAAGATCCACGCCCAGCTCAAGGCCATGGGCAAGTCCGCGGCCGACATCAAGGAGGTCACCATCCGCACGCACGAGGCCTGCGTCCGCATCATCGACAAGCAGTTCAAGCCCATGGACAACTTTGCCGACCGCGACCACTGCATCCAGTACATGTGCTCTGTCATGCTCGTCTTTGGCCGCCTTACCGCCGGCGACTACACGGACGGTTCCGAGGCCGCCACCTCGGAGCTCGTCGAATCCCTCCGCAAGAAGATCAAGTGCGTCGAGGACCCCCAGTTCACCGCCGACTACCACGACCCTGCCCTCCGCACCATCTCCAACGGTCTCACCGTCGAACTGAACGATGGCACCTTCCTTGACgaggtcgtcgtcgaggCGCCCCTCGGCCACCGCCTCCGTCGCGAGGAGGCCAAGCCCCATATCCTGGCCAAGTACAAGCGTCACTTGGAGCCCCACTTCAGCGCCGACAAGGTTGAGAAGCTGGTTGCTCTTGGCCAGAACCCTAAGGAGTTGGAGGCTATGTCGGTTGATGAGTATGTTGATCTTTATGTCAACGAGAAGAGCGAGTTTGCTCAGTAA
- a CDS encoding glutamate decarboxylase, with translation MSLSRHVDPEEIIHHLKDIKLQEKGSGSQRQNHLTPYNSSYASQEDIPKYKIPENGTPGDTVYAMLRDELDLDGRPNLNMASFVNTYIEKDAQKLFVENLGKNLSDNDEYPAMISFSDRCVSILAHLWGVQKGEKAIGTATVGSSEAVHLGGLAMKRRWQEKRRAEGKDAYKPNIIMGANAQVALEKFARYFDVEARILPVSAQSNYCLDPALVKENLDENTIGVFVILGSTYTGHYEPVEEIHKILDDFESQTGIDIPIHVDAASGGFVAPFTYAKTGGHKWNFELPRVKSINVSGHKYGLVTPGVGWIVWRDESFLPKHLIFELHYLGGTEYSYTLNFSRPGAQVIVQYYNLIHLGFQGYRAVVENCLSNARLLSKALEATGWYTCVSDIHRPPQKQAGSVKSGSSGYDGENDQSCCSESQNDDQKAESEESKTHASSSSLSSSKDTPETDRNREETSADYTPGLPVVSFRFTDEFQQEYPHVKQETVSLLMRARQWIIPNYALPPNEDQTEILRVVIRESFSFDLIDRLVTDLVSVTETLMENDEVDLSLLQQHQGGRRRPLTKDEKRIEKEEREREERKGEERGEEKGKRMGEGIHRSVC, from the exons ATGTCACTAAGCCGTCAC GTTGATCCAGAGGAGATCATCCATCACCTCAAAGACATCAAGCTCCAAGAAAAGGGCAGTGGAAGCCAGAGGCAGAATCATCTTACACCCTACAACAGCTCCTACGCCAGCCAAGAAGACATCCCCAAGTACAAGATCCCCGAGAATGGCACTCCAGGAGACACCGTCTACGCCATGCTCAGGGACGAGCTGGACCTAGACGGCAGGCCAAATCTCAACATGGCCAGCTTCGTCAACACTTATATTGAGAAAGACGCCCAGAAGCTCTTTGTCGAGAACCTAGGCAAGAACCTCTCCGACAATGACGAATATCCCGCCATGATCTCCTTCAGCGACCGCTGCGTCAGCATCCTCGCCCATCTCTGGGGTGTCCAAAAGGGCGAAAAAGCCATCGGCACCGCCACCGTCGGCTCCTCGGAAGCCGTCCACCTCGGCGGCTTGGCCATGAAGCGTCGATGGCAGGAGAAGCGCCGGGCCGAGGGCAAAGACGCCTACAAGcccaacatcatcatggGCGCCAACGCGCAAGTCGCTCTGGAAAAGTTTGCCCGCTACTTCGACGTCGAGGCCCGTATCCTGCCCGTCTCGGCCCAGAGCAACTACTGCCTGGACCCAGCTTTGGTAAAAGAGAACCTGGATGAGAACACCATCGGCGTCTTTGTCATCCTCGGCAGCACTTACACAGGCCACTACGAGCCCGTCGAAGAAATCCACAAGATCCTCGATGACTTTGAATCGCAAACGGGCATCGACATCCCCATCCACGTCGATGCCGCCAGCGGGGGGTTCGTCGCCCCCTTTACCTACGCCAAGACAGGCGGGCACAAATGGAACTTTGAACTTCCCCGCGTCAAGTCCATCAACGTCTCTGGTCACAAGTATGGCCTGGTCACGCCCGGTGTAGGGTGGATCGTGTGGAGGGACGAGTCCTTTTTGCCCAAGCATTTGATTTTCGAGCTGCACTACTTGGGGGGCACCGAGTACAGCTACACGCTCAACTTCTCGCGCCCCGGCGCGCAGGTCATTGTGCAGTATTACAATCTCATCCACCTCGGGTTTCAGGGGTATCGCGCCGTGGTGGAGAACTGCCTCTCCAATGCGCGCTTGTTGTCCAAAGCGCTTGAGGCGACAGGGTGGTATACCTGCGTTAGCGATATTCATCGGCCGCCGCAGAAGCAAGCAGGTTCTGTAAAGTCTGGGTCGAGCGGTTATGATGGGGAGAACGATCAGAGCTGCTGCTCCGAGAGCCAGAATGATGACCAAAAGGCCGAAAGTGAAGAGTCCAAGACCcatgcctcttcttcttcgttgtcgtcgtcaaagGACACCCCCGAAACGGACAGAAACCGCGAAGAAACCTCCGCCGACTACACCCCCGGCCTCCCCGTCGTTTCGTTCCGCTTCACCGACGAGTTCCAGCAAGAGTACCCGCACGTAAAGCAAGAAACCGTGTCCCTTTTGATGCGCGCCCGGCAGTGGATCATTCCCAACTACGCTTTGCCGCCCAACGAGGACCAGACGGAGATTTTGAGGGTGGTGATTCGCGAGTCGTTTTCGTTTGATTTGATTGACAGGCTTGTTACGGACTTGGTGTCGGTTACGGAGACGCTGATGGAGAACGATGAGGTTGATTTGAGCTTGTTGCAGCAGCATCAGGGGGGACGGAGGAGGCCACTTacgaaggacgagaagagaatagagaaggaggagagggagagggaggagagaaagggggaggaaaggggggaggagaaggggaagaggatgggAGAGGGAATTCATAGAAGTGTTTGTTAA
- a CDS encoding phenylacetyl-CoA ligase: MVFYPPPWVPKLPFDPPDSVTIGEFMKNEVYGRRPIDKSKNPWTCGLTGKTYTVKQAFERTELLAKALHKLMGWEPNADLPWDKVICVFSYNTIDYISVLHSVHRLSGIATPANVAYNASELEHQLRSSGAKCLFTCLPVLETALQAAKAVGIPEDRIFLMELPHHSKKLPYKTVDDLVELGRSVPDLEPLQWTKGQGARQVAFLCFSSGTSGLPKAVMVSHRNVIANTMQISLFEDYGRKKKGVKTQVELGLLPFSHIYGLVVVAHCAPWRGDEVIVLPKFEFNEFLQAIERFKINYLPLVPPIIVRMLSSRDTVKKFDLSSVRHVFTGAAPLGKETQDELRKLLPKWKVGQGYGLTETATVVSATSEHDIVQGTSGSLVPGAKVKLVDQDGREVTEYGKPGELLVQSPSVTLGYLNNERATSETYVFDEDGRWMRTGDEVIVTKSPAGYEHITVVDRLKELIKVKGHQVAPAELEAHLLSHPAVDDCAVIAVHDDRDGEVPKAFVVTPASMSSRPDAEIAAEIIKHVQEHKAHYKWLKGGVEFIDAIPKSPSGKILRRLLRDKDREARRAQGAKL, from the exons ATGGTCTTCTATCCTCCGCCTTGGGTGCCCAAGCTCCCCTTCG ATCCTCCCGATTCAGTCACCATTGGTGAGTTTATGAAGAATGAAGTCTACGGCCGTCGCCCCATCGACAAGAGCAAGAACCCTTGGACATGCGGTCTTACCGGCAAGACATATACCGTGAAGCAGGCCTTTGAGAGGACAGAGCTCCTTGCAAAGGCCCTCCACAAGTTGATGGGATGGGAGCCCAACGCCGACTTGCCCTGGGATAAGGTCATCTGCGTCTTTTCTTACAACACCATCGACTACATTTCCGTCCTTCACTCGGTCCATCGCTTGTCTGGCATCGCAACTCCTGCCAACGTCGCATATAACGCTAGTGAACTCGAGCACCAACTTCGCTCTTCTGGCGCAAAGTGCCTGTTCACATGTCTGCCCGTCCTGGAGACCGCCCTCCAGGCCGCCAAGGCCGTGGGCATCCCTGAAGACAGGATCTTCCTGATGGAGCTGCCTCACCATTCAAAAAAGCTTCCCTACAAGACCGTCGACGACCTCGTTGAGCTCGGCCGCTCCGTACCCGACCTCGAGCCGCTCCAATGGACCAAGGGTCAAGGCGCGCGCCAAGTCGCATTCCTCTGCTTCTCGAGCGGCACCTCTGGTCTTCCCAAGGCCGTCATGGTTTCCCACAGGAACGTGATTGCCAACACGATGCAAATCAGCTTATTCGAAGATTACGgtcgcaagaagaagggtgtcAAAACACAAGTTGAGCTCGGATTGCTACCCTTCAGCCATATCTACGGCCTTGTCGTGGTCGCTCACTGTGCCCCATGGCGCGGCGACGAGGTCATCGTTCTACCCAAGTTTGAGTTTAACGAGTTCCTTCAGGCCATTGAAAGATTCAAGATCAACTACCTCCCGCTGGTACCCCCCATCATTGTTCGTATGTTGAGCAGCAGGGATACTGTCAAGAAATTCGACTTGAGCAGTGTCCGCCATGTCTTTACGGGTGCCGCCCCTCTCGGAAAGGAGACACAGGACGAGTTGCGCAAGCTACTCCCCAAATGGAAGGTTGGCCAAGGTTATGGCTTGACGGAAACGGCAACTGTCGTTAGCGCAACAAGTGAGCATGATATTGTGCAGGGCACATCAGGCTCTCTGGTCCCTGGAGCCAAGGTCAAGCTCGTCGACCAGGATGGAAGGGAGGTTACAGAGTACGGAAAGCCTGGTGAACTTCTCGTCCAGTCGCCGTCCGTTACTCTTGGATATCTCAACAACGAGCGTGCCACCAGCGAAACTTATGTCTTTGACGAAGATGGAAGGTGGATGCGAACGGGAGATGAGGTCATCGTGACCAAGTCGCCGGCGGGATACGAACATATCACTGTCGTTGACCGACTGAAGGAGCTGATCAAGGTCAAG GGACACCAAGTTGCGCCCGCCGAGTTAGAAGCCCATCTCCTCTCTCACCCCGCCGTAGATGACTGCGCTGTCATTGCTGTGCACGACGATCGCGACGGAGAAGTGCCAAAGGCCTTTGTTGTGACACCCGCTTCCATGTCTTCCCGCCCTGACGCGGAGATCGCGGCTGAGATTATCAAACATGTGCAGGAGCACAAGGCCCACTACAAGTGGCTCAAAGGAGGTGTCGAGTTCATTGATGCGATTCCCAAGAGCCCAAGTGGAAAGATCCTGAGGCGCTTGTTGAGGGATAAGGATAGGGAGGCTAGACGGGCTCAAGGTGCTAAACTCTGA
- a CDS encoding F1-ATP synthase assembly protein — MTPAAAAVAAMRMRLAAPLLRQRAAILPSSRTLLSYRDSARAIHSSPPEQAKVVPVYGTGPPPEPPKPAAEFASKSTSSSTHPSHNSGAIPEIKEGTAADPWSRISRRKRQAAMLRAATLPPTAGSSSAPGGIGLLKRRFWKSVHVATKNDMNEIHLDSRPLRRPDTKSIIRLPLTKPSLASALAIEWDQLVSAQQATKQHLIPLTSLVCRALDIADQDSLGKTDIRNAIATVLLRYLDTDSLLCWAPAPEHPEDGRNEAGYTLREVQEEAYSSVVSFLTTRVWPGVTIVPVLDETSIMPRQQEPGTREVVQGWMLGLSAWELAALERATLAGKSLLVAARLVVEWSGDGGNAVVPTPAEEEEEINTKRWGVEEAAKAVSLEVDWQTTQWGEVEDTHDVEKVDLRRQLGSAVLLCAGQGVTDVSATNKAKL; from the coding sequence ATgacgcccgccgccgccgccgtcgccgcgaTGCGGATGCGTCTGGCCgctcctctcctccgccagcGCGCCGCCattctcccctcctcccgaACTCTCCTATCCTACCGCGACAGCGCCCGCGCAATCCACTCCAGCCCACCCGAGCAAGCCAAGGTTGTACCCGTCTACGGAACCGGCCCCCCTCCCGAGCCACCCAAGCCCGCCGCCGAGTTCGCCTCCAAGAGcacctcatcctccaccCATCCCTCCCACAACAGCGGCGCCATTCCCGAAATCAAAGAAGGCACCGCCGCCGACCCTTGGTCCCGCATCTCGCGCCGCAAGCGGCAAGCCGCCATGCTGCGCGCCGCCACCCTGCCCCCAACCgccggctcctcctccgcgcCGGGCGGCATCGGACTCCTCAAGCGGCGTTTCTGGAAATCCGTCCACGTCGCGACCAAGAACGACATGAACGAAATCCACCTCGACTCGCGCCCGCTCCGCCGCCCCGACACCAAATCCATCATCCGCCTGCCTTTGACCAAGCCCTCGCTCGCCTCGGCGCTCGCCATCGAATGGGACCAGCTCGTGTCTGCGCAACAGGCGACCAAGCAACATCTCATCCCCCTCACCTCTCTCGTCTGCAGAGCACTCGACATCGCCGACCAAGACAGCCTGGGCAAGACAGACATCCGCAACGCCATCGCCACCGTCTTGCTCCGCTACCTCGACACCGACTCCCTCCTCTGCTGGGCGCCCGCGCCCGAGCACCCCGAAGATGGCCGGAACGAGGCCGGGTATACCCTCAGGGAAGTACAAGAGGAAGCGTACAGCTCCGTCGTCTCTTTTCTGACGACGCGCGTCTGGCCGGGCGTGACCATCGTGCCCGTCCTCGACGAAACGAGCATCATGCCCCGCCAGCAGGAACCGGGCACGCGCGAGGTGGTGCAGGGGTGGATGTTGGGCTTGTCGGCGTGGGAGCTGGCGGCACTGGAGAGGGCGACGCTGGCGGGCAAGAGCTTGTTGGTGGCTgcgaggttggtggtggagtgGAGTGGGGATGGGGGCAATGCGGTTGTTCCGACTCCggctgaagaggaggaggagataaACACAAAGAGGTGGGGGGTGGAGGAAGCGGCCAAGGCGGTCAGTTTGGAGGTGGACTGGCAGACGACGCAGTGGGGTGAGGTGGAAGACACGCATGAT